The Xylocopa sonorina isolate GNS202 chromosome 17, iyXylSono1_principal, whole genome shotgun sequence DNA segment TTATGGCGTTTCTTAAATTCTAAGCCTCAGAGTTTCAAGCACAGCGATGACATTTCTCAATTTCTAAATCTCGGAGTTCTAACCACAGCGTAGGCACTTCTCAATTTCTAAATCTCAGAGTTCCAAACACAGCGATGGCACTTCTCGATTTCTAAGTCTCAGAGTTATGGCGCTTCTCAAATCCTAAGTCTCAGAGTTCCAACCAcagcgatggcgcttctcaatttctaagcCTCAGAGTTATCACGCTTCTCAAATTCTAAGCCTCAGAGCTCCAAACACAGCGATAGCACTCCTAAATTTCAAAGTCTCAAAATTACAAACACCACGATGGCACTGGTTTACACCCCCTCAGTAGAGAATATCGCGTTATCATTGCTATGAGTATCCAGCATGCAATAAATATGTCTCGTCTCACCTGGCACTTTCAAGCACCGAACAGAAGAAGCGCGATCGCGCCATCAGGCCCTCGAACGATTACCAAATAAAATCACGTTGCTCCGTCACTTTTAGGAAGAAAATTACATAACGTGCGTGCTCGACGACGAAACAGTTCTGCCGAATCCAGAACCAGCGCCAGCCACCATACCCGAGGAGATCCCCAGAGAAGTGCAAGTGAACGGGAAAACGGAGATACGGAAGAGTCCTCagccaccaccgccgcctccgCCGCCACCAGCTGTGACGAACAAGGTGAAGCAAGAACGGGAGGACACGCCACCACCTGAGGAGAGCCTGGATCCAAACAAGAGCGGTCCACGTTATTGCAGGTCGTGCGACATCAGTTTCAATTATCTGAGCACGTTCATCGCCCACAAGAAGTTCTACTGTCTGAGCCACGCCGGCGAGGCGagcaacaataacaacaacaacaacaacaacaactccAGCAGCCACGCGACGACACCCCCGAGCGGCAGAACGGAAGCGTCCGTGCTTTAAAAAGACTCTCAGGATTGGGACAACCGACGACGGGACTGTTAATTGTTGCcagtttatatataatataatataattgccgACTATCCGATTTAGTTGACTACCGTTGCGTGATTTCTGTTGATCCAGGGAATTGTTTCGTACTTATAGGTCGTGTTGTCCGACGTGTACATATTATACGCGGTGCGTGAACGCCAGGGAGGTGTAAAAGCGATGCTTTGGTAACAGCGGGTGAAAGTTTCAAGCGATCGTGGCGACGGTTTGGTAATTCTCTCTTTGGATAGTCGAGTCGAGTCCATCGTTAGCCGGTGCGCTCGCCACCACGAGTCGTTCGAATCGAAATTGTACTTCGAGGCAGCAGATCGAAGGAGGTGCTGTTTCACCAGGAATTTCAAGATGCTATCCAAGTCGAATGAATGACAGGCTCGCATCCTGTGTGCATGTGCGTGTGTATTTGCGTTTGAACGATCGACGTTCGAGTAACTCGACGAATCTGAAAAAGAGGCGTCGAATGAGAGGAGGCGAGGGTGAAACGTACCGAAATGGAACCACCAAAAGGGAAAGCATCCACGTACAGAACGGATCCGGGTTGCAGTTAGATTTGCAGTGAAAAACTGGCCCTCGTACGCCACGATCGGCTTTTGACGGCGAAGGTGTGCAATCTCATGACTCTTCAATAATCTCGTAGTTGTAATTGATAATCGACACAATACCTAAGGAATTATGGAAAAGTAACGGTGAGTGTAAAATGTTGTACAGTAGACGAGTAGAGTTTTACGGTACGATAATTTAGTAATAATCCTGAATGATACCAATTTCCAGCTTGTGAAAACGCTAAGTTGCAATacgacatttaatatattatatatatatatctatatatacatacaaaatatatctatatatatatagatatagatataaataaataatttcatTGTCCATAAAATCGCGCTCATATTTTCGACGAGTAAGTACGTTGACAACTGTATCCAGACTGCCATAAGAAAGAAAGATCGGAGTCGTTCCTTATCGTTTAGCCACAAtgcagagagatagagagagaaagagagagggagagagtctCGAAGGTATAGTACAGagggaataaaaaaaatgaatcGCAATGGCCCCTAGTATTTCTCTTTAAATTCCGGATACGGTATAATTGGACTCCTACCGCAACGCATTTGCTTCGTAACATTGCAATCAAAAGTAAAGaagggaggagaaaaaaaaaggcaaTCACGTATACTTGTACGCAAGTAAACGGATTCGTTGCGAGCGCGTAAATGTAAAAATTAGAATTAAGGCCAGTGTTACACGTATACGCAGCGTACTATTCATATCACATAACGAGTTCGTTAAACGCATGGACTTCTTCGCGTGTGAACGTTCGAATAGCGAGAAAGAGAGTGCGTGAAAGAGAGGATGAACGGGAGCGAAAGAAACAAATAAACGCGAACGTTATTAATCCGAACGTTGTCCGGCATTGAACGACGTGgcaatgtttttttttcttttttttttctttttttttcccccggaAAAAAGTCTCGGTTaatataaaaattgtttttCGTGTCTCGACGAGTAGAATAGTCAGATGAAACGCGAAACGTTCGCGGATACTTTTATAAAAGTAATTGTTACGTTATTTACAGGCATCCCGCTAATTACTGTTCTGAAGGAAACCACGATTGATCCACGATATTCCATTAACGAAATAAACGCAAAAGATTTGATAACAGATCACGGAGATACTAATTTTATTGCTTGAAACATTTGTAAATCTCTGTCTGGTACTTTCAACCAAtttgttatatattataaatctGGCATATACACATTACTATATGCCATATTGTCGAAAACGGTTCTTTTTCTAAACACCTATACACACACCCTCCTTCGCCACTTCGATGTTTAGgttctatctttttttttttttattaattttcactTTCATATAGATGAATTTTACATACAAaatatatctatataaatatGTAACAAATATATAGACTTGAATAAAATTATAAAACGATTGTGACCCCCTTACTTGAACGTAGCGGGAGAAATAGTTTAAAACTGACGAGACCATCAAATTCGAATAACAACTTTAATCGAGAAACAAAACACACTGATTCCAGTAACTGGGCTCACCTTATATATAACAGAAATATGCTGTATACTAACATTACCGATCACACAGCTATTTCCTTTTAATATAAAAAAGACTCGCATGTATAATTAAATTGTACCGTTTTTATACCTTACAGCCTAGGCTTGCGTTGATTGCCAGCTGGAGATAGAACGCAAATTGTTATCTACATTAATTACAACTATCTTCGTCCGACGAATCCTCGGACATGCATATACCACTGTAATCACTGAAACGATCTTCCTCGTGCTCCTCCAAGTCCAATTCCTCTTTTATTCTTGCTTTGTATCTCGCATATTTGTAACCGTATGCCTCTACATCGGCTTCGTCAACCGCGTAAACAAAGTCGTCTTCCTCTGACAAATCAGATCCCTCCTCTAGTCTCAAATTCCTCACCGCATCTCTCATGTCGTCCTCGTCGATTGATCTCTCTGAGTGACTAGAATCGGGATAGTCATTCCTCCAATTCGATTCTGAATTCGAATCGTCCGACTCACACTCAGCTTCGGGTTGGCTGTCTCTGTACGTATCGAAAACCAATTCCTGTTCGTAGGGATACACGGATACAGTGTCCTCCAAGTATATGTCCTTCTCAGTCTCTACATAGTACAAGTCGTATACGTAACTATCATCCTGTAAAATATTATCCAATGTTAGAAGGTATTATCACCGGAGatgtaagatataaatattggaCGTGTAACCACCATTCCTCGCAAGTGGACTATCAATATCCGTACAATCATGAATTTCATTTGTCTTCATACGCCATGAAAGAAGCGTATACTTAATGAAAGAAGATCTCTTTATACTTGTTGACCTTTTCAATTTCAAAGATTAAATACAACAGAATCCTACTACAAATCCTTTATACTTCCATACAGCTTGTTACTCTATTCTTAGCTTGTATTCTTGTGTCTCGTACAACTGTACCTTAACGAGCGTTTAGAAAACAACCGTTTACCTTCTCTACAGGCTCCTTCGCTATAGATTTCGAATCCTCTACATCGATCACAGTTATCGCCTTCTCCTCAGAGTCCTCGACGTTAGAATTATTCAACGATCGGAAACAATTGACAACTTTGTAACGATTTTCTGCGGAGGCCTGTTTGGTGGCATCTCTCATCTTACTGATGATATCTACAGGATGTTGTTTGAAGTTCGCTTTCAGCTCATCCTTCTCGCAAATTCGAATGATGTGCTCGACGCTATCTTCCTGCGATCGAAACCAAATATTAATTAGAGAACTTGCTTGATTCAATTTTAAATACGAACCTGTTTTTTAACCGTCCCAGCAAATTTGGCGACGGTAGTGAGCGGTGTCGACAGTGCCGCGGCTTCTTCGTTCTCCACGGTCTTCTGTCGTTTGCACGAAATCACCAACGCGTTTGACAACTCGTCgtcgtgtctacgtttcacacgCAATATAGCCGCCATCCTGACGCGTTCCTCTGAAGCGAAACACACGAGATAAAGTTATTAACCGCCAATCAACCTTACGCTTCTATCACTAACCAACTCGACGTTCACGCGCTACAACACGACTCGCACTATTTTGAGGTTAGAATCATTCACAGCAGTCGACATATCGATTATCATTCGCTGGCCTGGTCAGCAACAACGCTGGCAGGGCGTAGAAATCCTCGGTATGTTTTCGACTTGGAATTTGTTCattttctacacattaaacgactCATGAAAGCCTGATCGTTGATTTCGCTTAAAATGAAGCGTTAatattatcgcgaaacatggcGCAGTCTATTTTCGACGCTTTAACAGGTAAAACGtttctatcgtagaaataggtgggGTTAACCAACAAcgtatcttatttacgttcttcagCGAGAGGAAAGTTTCGCGATAGAATTTCGCTAACGTAATCGTCCCTCGATATTTTTCAGGTGTATCGTTGGACAGTCCTTCTGTACAATCGTTATTGGAGTCTCAGACTCTGATAACCGAAGTGGAACAGTCAGGTGGGTTTTTGATGAACTAACGCTGATAACCTATTAAACGGGAATTTTCCACTGCTAACGTTTCGATGGAACACGTCTCTAATCGATGGACACCTTTTTCCCTGTCTCTTATTCAGCCATCGATCAAGATGAGGAGGATATATTTCAGTGTGGAAAATGCAAAAGCCAATTCACTTCGTTGCACATGTTCGTACTGCACAAAAGAACACACCAAAAAACGCAAGAGCAAACGGTGGATTTGAGTCAGTTTTTGGTGAACGACGAGAACCAGTCTGTTCACGCGGAGGACAATAGTCAGGATGTATCTCAGTATAATCCCCAGGAAACGTTTGTTCAAAATGATCAACTCAACGAACCGATTATTCTCGAAGAGTCGGACATGCTGTTCAGGTAAGTCGGAGATCGTTCGGCTCTTTATTTGTTGCGTATGTACTTTTTATCGATAACGAACACGACGTCTCGTATTTGTTGCAGCATGGATCAAGAGGGTGCTAATTATTTTACGACAGATTCCACGTTTAGTGTTCCGATTATATTAAGTTCAGACGGTTTGGATACTTTTGGGAGCTCCGCTATTCCGGGGGATAACGAGCCGATGAAAGACGATTCAAGCCAAGTACCTCAGGTTCTCCAAAGTGATATTTCTCAAGAACAAAATATTAACGATACGGATAACGATGATATACCAATGACTGAAAATCTGATAGCGGAATCAGACATCACTACTAATCAAACACCAAACTTAAAGGTAAGTACGAACGATGGATTTCTTTCTCCAATCGTTTGGTACTGTACGAATGAACCGTTCCGTTTCAGTATAAGTGCGGCTATTGCAGCAAACAGTTCTCAAAAAAATTTTACTGGCAACAGCACGAACGTTCTCATACAGGGGAGAAACCATATCAGTGTGTCGTATGCGGTCGTGCATTCGCGCAAAAGTCGAACGTTAAGAAACATATGTCGTCGCATAAAGTATGGCCGGGCACTGCTATACACTCCCTACCACCAGAGGTATTTTAAACATTTCGGCGCGCGCTTacaattcttttttttcttttttcaatagCTCATGACCGTTATTAGGCACCACCAGACGGAAGCATAGATCGTACCTATCATTGTCAGttttgcaaagaaatattcGACTCGTACAAAGCTCTAAAGGGCCACCTTATAGTCTCGCACTTAGCGCTGAAAGTGTACAAATGCGTGCAAAGTAGTTGTAGTATGATGTTCGCCGAGCTCGAGGATTTCTTGGAGCACACCCGCAGCCACAAGAGATCGGAGTATCGTTGCCACGTATGCGGTGAAGTGTTCAATACTCTGTCCGATCTTGGGCTCCATCAATATGCACACTCCGTCCAGAAACAGAAAACAACCGAGAAATATTATTGCTGCTCCGTTTGTAAATCCTCCTTCTCCAATTTGGAGGCTTTGCAACACCACACGGAAACAACCACGCACGACTACGCTTGTCTACATTGCGGGAAGAGTTTCTTGATCGAACGGTTTCTGCGGCGTCACTTGAAAACGCACGCCTCGTCTGCGCGTTTCGCCTGCGAGGATTGCGGGAAGGCCTTCAAAACTGAGCAATACTTAGCCAATCATAAGTTAATACATAGCGAGGAGACACCGTTCCTGTGTCCAGTGAGTGAATTCCTATGATCGATCGACGATACAAACGAACTtagaacatccatccgtagttTCACGCGATGATACACGTAATACGTTCATTACAGCATTGTCCAGCCAGATTCAAACGGAAGGACCGTTTGGGTCGTCACATGCTGATCCACGATCTATCAAAGAGATTAAAGTGTCCCTTCAGAAGTTACTTAGGCTGTATGAGCGAATTCTCACGACCCGATAAATTGAAGCGTCACCTGCTGACGCACAGCAATATCAAAAGATTTAGTTGTAGTCATTGTAACCGTAATTTCCATCGGGCACAGGCTCTTAAGCATCACGAGATGAATAAGCATAGTTTAAAATGCGAAGTCTGTTCGCACGTAAGTATTGTCACGTTCGAGCAAGTTCATCGATCACGACTCGAGCGTGGAAACGTTATCTCCTCTTTTCAAATTCACACGTTCCAGGCGTTCAAAACAAAGGAGCAATTGTTAACTCATAATTGCGACCAGTCGAACGAGACCAAGAAGCACATGAGTTCGCAGTTACCTAAGAAAGCGTCTGGATCGTTTAAGCCAAGGAAACCGACTCCAAAGAGACAGACATCGTCAAAGACTGCGATTGGACTTGCTGACAaggagaaattagagaaatttaaGGCTGACGAAGTACAAAGAAAAGTAATCGCGTAATTGTGCATTTCAACGTATATCAATGCCCGCCTCTACGGTAATTTATAATAGCATAGTTTCTCGTGTTCTAGATCACCTC contains these protein-coding regions:
- the Fs(2)ltopp43 gene encoding female sterile (2) ltoPP43, which encodes MAAILRVKRRHDDELSNALVISCKRQKTVENEEAAALSTPLTTVAKFAGTVKKQEDSVEHIIRICEKDELKANFKQHPVDIISKMRDATKQASAENRYKVVNCFRSLNNSNVEDSEEKAITVIDVEDSKSIAKEPVEKDDSYVYDLYYVETEKDIYLEDTVSVYPYEQELVFDTYRDSQPEAECESDDSNSESNWRNDYPDSSHSERSIDEDDMRDAVRNLRLEEGSDLSEEDDFVYAVDEADVEAYGYKYARYKARIKEELDLEEHEEDRFSDYSGICMSEDSSDEDSCN
- the LOC143431122 gene encoding uncharacterized protein LOC143431122 isoform X2; the encoded protein is MAQSIFDALTGVSLDSPSVQSLLESQTLITEVEQSAIDQDEEDIFQCGKCKSQFTSLHMFVLHKRTHQKTQEQTVDLSQFLVNDENQSVHAEDNSQDVSQYNPQETFVQNDQLNEPIILEESDMLFSMDQEGANYFTTDSTFSVPIILSSDGLDTFGSSAIPGDNEPMKDDSSQVPQVLQSDISQEQNINDTDNDDIPMTENLIAESDITTNQTPNLKYKCGYCSKQFSKKFYWQQHERSHTGEKPYQCVVCGRAFAQKSNVKKHMSSHKVWPGTAIHSLPPEAPPDGSIDRTYHCQFCKEIFDSYKALKGHLIVSHLALKVYKCVQSSCSMMFAELEDFLEHTRSHKRSEYRCHVCGEVFNTLSDLGLHQYAHSVQKQKTTEKYYCCSVCKSSFSNLEALQHHTETTTHDYACLHCGKSFLIERFLRRHLKTHASSARFACEDCGKAFKTEQYLANHKLIHSEETPFLCPHCPARFKRKDRLGRHMLIHDLSKRLKCPFRSYLGCMSEFSRPDKLKRHLLTHSNIKRFSCSHCNRNFHRAQALKHHEMNKHSLKCEVCSHAFKTKEQLLTHNCDQSNETKKHMSSQLPKKASGSFKPRKPTPKRQTSSKTAIGLADKEKLEKFKADEVQRKVIASPPKC
- the LOC143431122 gene encoding uncharacterized protein LOC143431122 isoform X1, producing MAQSIFDALTGVSLDSPSVQSLLESQTLITEVEQSAIDQDEEDIFQCGKCKSQFTSLHMFVLHKRTHQKTQEQTVDLSQFLVNDENQSVHAEDNSQDVSQYNPQETFVQNDQLNEPIILEESDMLFSMDQEGANYFTTDSTFSVPIILSSDGLDTFGSSAIPGDNEPMKDDSSQVPQVLQSDISQEQNINDTDNDDIPMTENLIAESDITTNQTPNLKYKCGYCSKQFSKKFYWQQHERSHTGEKPYQCVVCGRAFAQKSNVKKHMSSHKVWPGTAIHSLPPEAPPDGSIDRTYHCQFCKEIFDSYKALKGHLIVSHLALKVYKCVQSSCSMMFAELEDFLEHTRSHKRSEYRCHVCGEVFNTLSDLGLHQYAHSVQKQKTTEKYYCCSVCKSSFSNLEALQHHTETTTHDYACLHCGKSFLIERFLRRHLKTHASSARFACEDCGKAFKTEQYLANHKLIHSEETPFLCPHCPARFKRKDRLGRHMLIHDLSKRLKCPFRSYLGCMSEFSRPDKLKRHLLTHSNIKRFSCSHCNRNFHRAQALKHHEMNKHSLKCEVCSHAFKTKEQLLTHNCDQSNETKKHMSSQLPKKASGSFKPRKPTPKRQTSSKTAIGLADKEKLEKFKADEVQRKITSEMLKSDDCRDDMGTKKLENISVSKEIGSTIEALIKSEAADNEIKRNTDTYPVQQTGARTRE